A portion of the Macaca mulatta isolate MMU2019108-1 chromosome 4, T2T-MMU8v2.0, whole genome shotgun sequence genome contains these proteins:
- the MAMU-A gene encoding major histocompatibility complex, class I, A isoform X13, with translation MAVMAPRTLLLVLSGVLALTQTRAGSHSMRYFYTSMSRPGRGQPRFIAVGYVDDTQFVRFDSDAASQRMEPRAPWVEQEGPEYWDSQTRIMKADTQSYRESLRNLRGYYNQSEAGSHTIQRMLGCDLGPDGRLLRGYHQHAYDGKDYIALNEDLRSWTAADLAAQNTQRKWEAARAAEPWRAYLEGECLEWLRRYLENGKETLQRADPPKTHVTHHPVSDHEATLRCWALGFYPAGITLTWKRDGEDQTQDTELVETRPAGDGTFQKWAAVVVPSGEEQRYTCHVQHEGLPKPLTLRWEPSSQSTIPTVGIVAGLVLLGTVVTGAVVAAVMWRRKSSGKEGRDLTRSCFCSTPGSDSAQGSDVSLTACKV, from the exons ATGGCGGTCATGGCGCCCCGAACCCTCCTCCTGGTGCTCTCAGGGGTCCTGGCCCTGACCCAGACCCGGGCGG GCTCCCACTCCATGAGGTATTTCTACACCTCCATGTCCCGGCCCGGCCGCGGGCAGCCCCGCTTCATCGCCGTGGGCTACGTGGACGACACGCAGTTCGTGCGGTTCGACAGCGACGCCGCGAGCCAAAGGATGGAGCCGCGGGCGCCGTGGGTGGAGCAGGAGGGTCCAGAGTATTGGGACTCGCAGACACGGATCATGAAGGCCGACACACAGAGCTACCGAGAGAGCCTGCGGAACCTCCGCGGCTACTACAACCAGAGCGAGGCCG GGTCTCACACCATCCAGAGGATGCTTGGCTGCGACCTGGGGCCCGACGGGCGCCTCCTCCGCGGGTATCACCAGCACGCCTACGACGGCAAGGATTACATCGCCCTGAACGAGGACCTGCGCTCCTGGACCGCCGCGGACTTGGCGGCTCAGAACACCCAGCGCAAGTGGGAGGCGGCCCGTGCGGCGGAGCCGTGGAGAGCCTACCTGGAGGGCGAGTGCCTGGAGTGGCTCCGCAGATACCTGGAGAACGGGAAGGAGACGCTGCAGCGCGCGG ACCCCCCCAAGACACATGTGACCCACCACCCCGTCTCTGACCATGAGGCCACCCTGAGGTGCTGGGCCCTGGGCTTCTACCCTGCGGGGATCACACTGACATGGAAGCGGGATGGGGAGGACCAAACTCAGGACACGGAGCTCGTGGAGACCAGGCCTGCAGGAGATGGAACCTTCCAGAAGTGGGCGGCTGTGGTGGTGCCTTCTGGAGAGGAGCAGAGATACACCTGTCATGTGCAGCATGAGGGTCTGCCCAAGCCCCTCACCTTGAGATGGG AGCCGTCTTCCCAGTCCACCATCCCCACCGTGGGCATCGTTGCTGGCCTGGTTCTCCTTGGAACTGTGGTCACTGGAGCTGTGGTTGCTGCTGtgatgtggaggaggaagagctcAGGTAAGGAAGGG AGGGATCTGACCAGGTCCTGTTTTTGTTCTACTCCAGGCAGTGACAGTGCCCAGGGCTCTGATGTGTCTCTCACGGCTTGTAAAG TGTGA
- the MAMU-A gene encoding major histocompatibility complex, class I, A isoform X16 — protein MAVMAPRTLLLVLSGVLALTQTRAGSHSMRYFYTSMSRPGRGQPRFIAVGYVDDTQFVRFDSDAASQRMEPRAPWVEQEGPEYWDSQTRIMKADTQSYRESLRNLRGYYNQSEAGSHTIQRMLGCDLGPDGRLLRGYHQHAYDGKDYIALNEDLRSWTAADLAAQNTQRKWEAARAAEPWRAYLEGECLEWLRRYLENGKETLQRADPPKTHVTHHPVSDHEATLRCWALGFYPAGITLTWKRDGEDQTQDTELVETRPAGDGTFQKWAAVVVPSGEEQRYTCHVQHEGLPKPLTLRWEPSSQSTIPTVGIVAGLVLLGTVVTGAVVAAVMWRRKSSGKEGVRSSDSAQGSDVSLTACKV, from the exons ATGGCGGTCATGGCGCCCCGAACCCTCCTCCTGGTGCTCTCAGGGGTCCTGGCCCTGACCCAGACCCGGGCGG GCTCCCACTCCATGAGGTATTTCTACACCTCCATGTCCCGGCCCGGCCGCGGGCAGCCCCGCTTCATCGCCGTGGGCTACGTGGACGACACGCAGTTCGTGCGGTTCGACAGCGACGCCGCGAGCCAAAGGATGGAGCCGCGGGCGCCGTGGGTGGAGCAGGAGGGTCCAGAGTATTGGGACTCGCAGACACGGATCATGAAGGCCGACACACAGAGCTACCGAGAGAGCCTGCGGAACCTCCGCGGCTACTACAACCAGAGCGAGGCCG GGTCTCACACCATCCAGAGGATGCTTGGCTGCGACCTGGGGCCCGACGGGCGCCTCCTCCGCGGGTATCACCAGCACGCCTACGACGGCAAGGATTACATCGCCCTGAACGAGGACCTGCGCTCCTGGACCGCCGCGGACTTGGCGGCTCAGAACACCCAGCGCAAGTGGGAGGCGGCCCGTGCGGCGGAGCCGTGGAGAGCCTACCTGGAGGGCGAGTGCCTGGAGTGGCTCCGCAGATACCTGGAGAACGGGAAGGAGACGCTGCAGCGCGCGG ACCCCCCCAAGACACATGTGACCCACCACCCCGTCTCTGACCATGAGGCCACCCTGAGGTGCTGGGCCCTGGGCTTCTACCCTGCGGGGATCACACTGACATGGAAGCGGGATGGGGAGGACCAAACTCAGGACACGGAGCTCGTGGAGACCAGGCCTGCAGGAGATGGAACCTTCCAGAAGTGGGCGGCTGTGGTGGTGCCTTCTGGAGAGGAGCAGAGATACACCTGTCATGTGCAGCATGAGGGTCTGCCCAAGCCCCTCACCTTGAGATGGG AGCCGTCTTCCCAGTCCACCATCCCCACCGTGGGCATCGTTGCTGGCCTGGTTCTCCTTGGAACTGTGGTCACTGGAGCTGTGGTTGCTGCTGtgatgtggaggaggaagagctcAGGTAAGGAAGGGGTGAGGA GCAGTGACAGTGCCCAGGGCTCTGATGTGTCTCTCACGGCTTGTAAAG TGTGA
- the MAMU-A gene encoding major histocompatibility complex, class I, A isoform X9: MAVMAPRTLLLVLSGVLALTQTRAGSHSMRYFYTSMSRPGRGQPRFIAVGYVDDTQFVRFDSDAASQRMEPRAPWVEQEGPEYWDSQTRIMKADTQSYRESLRNLRGYYNQSEAGSHTIQRMLGCDLGPDGRLLRGYHQHAYDGKDYIALNEDLRSWTAADLAAQNTQRKWEAARAAEPWRAYLEGECLEWLRRYLENGKETLQRADPPKTHVTHHPVSDHEATLRCWALGFYPAGITLTWKRDGEDQTQDTELVETRPAGDGTFQKWAAVVVPSGEEQRYTCHVQHEGLPKPLTLRWEPSSQSTIPTVGIVAGLVLLGTVVTGAVVAAVMWRRKSSGKEGVRNRKGGNYSQAASSDSAQGSDVSLTACKV, translated from the exons ATGGCGGTCATGGCGCCCCGAACCCTCCTCCTGGTGCTCTCAGGGGTCCTGGCCCTGACCCAGACCCGGGCGG GCTCCCACTCCATGAGGTATTTCTACACCTCCATGTCCCGGCCCGGCCGCGGGCAGCCCCGCTTCATCGCCGTGGGCTACGTGGACGACACGCAGTTCGTGCGGTTCGACAGCGACGCCGCGAGCCAAAGGATGGAGCCGCGGGCGCCGTGGGTGGAGCAGGAGGGTCCAGAGTATTGGGACTCGCAGACACGGATCATGAAGGCCGACACACAGAGCTACCGAGAGAGCCTGCGGAACCTCCGCGGCTACTACAACCAGAGCGAGGCCG GGTCTCACACCATCCAGAGGATGCTTGGCTGCGACCTGGGGCCCGACGGGCGCCTCCTCCGCGGGTATCACCAGCACGCCTACGACGGCAAGGATTACATCGCCCTGAACGAGGACCTGCGCTCCTGGACCGCCGCGGACTTGGCGGCTCAGAACACCCAGCGCAAGTGGGAGGCGGCCCGTGCGGCGGAGCCGTGGAGAGCCTACCTGGAGGGCGAGTGCCTGGAGTGGCTCCGCAGATACCTGGAGAACGGGAAGGAGACGCTGCAGCGCGCGG ACCCCCCCAAGACACATGTGACCCACCACCCCGTCTCTGACCATGAGGCCACCCTGAGGTGCTGGGCCCTGGGCTTCTACCCTGCGGGGATCACACTGACATGGAAGCGGGATGGGGAGGACCAAACTCAGGACACGGAGCTCGTGGAGACCAGGCCTGCAGGAGATGGAACCTTCCAGAAGTGGGCGGCTGTGGTGGTGCCTTCTGGAGAGGAGCAGAGATACACCTGTCATGTGCAGCATGAGGGTCTGCCCAAGCCCCTCACCTTGAGATGGG AGCCGTCTTCCCAGTCCACCATCCCCACCGTGGGCATCGTTGCTGGCCTGGTTCTCCTTGGAACTGTGGTCACTGGAGCTGTGGTTGCTGCTGtgatgtggaggaggaagagctcAGGTAAGGAAGGGGTGAGGA ATAGAAAAGGAGGGAACTACTCTCAGGCTGCAA GCAGTGACAGTGCCCAGGGCTCTGATGTGTCTCTCACGGCTTGTAAAG TGTGA
- the MAMU-A gene encoding major histocompatibility complex, class I, A isoform X29, with the protein MAVMAPRTLLLVLSGVLALTQTRAGSHSMRYFYTSMSRPGRGQPRFIAVGYVDDTQFVRFDSDAASQRMEPRAPWVEQEGPEYWDSQTRIMKADTQSYRESLRNLRGYYNQSEAGSHTIQRMLGCDLGPDGRLLRGYHQHAYDGKDYIALNEDLRSWTAADLAAQNTQRKWEAARAAEPWRAYLEGECLEWLRRYLENGKETLQRADPPKTHVTHHPVSDHEPLTLRWEPSSQSTIPTVGIVAGLVLLGTVVTGAVVAAVMWRRKSSDRKGGNYSQAASSDSAQGSDVSLTACKV; encoded by the exons ATGGCGGTCATGGCGCCCCGAACCCTCCTCCTGGTGCTCTCAGGGGTCCTGGCCCTGACCCAGACCCGGGCGG GCTCCCACTCCATGAGGTATTTCTACACCTCCATGTCCCGGCCCGGCCGCGGGCAGCCCCGCTTCATCGCCGTGGGCTACGTGGACGACACGCAGTTCGTGCGGTTCGACAGCGACGCCGCGAGCCAAAGGATGGAGCCGCGGGCGCCGTGGGTGGAGCAGGAGGGTCCAGAGTATTGGGACTCGCAGACACGGATCATGAAGGCCGACACACAGAGCTACCGAGAGAGCCTGCGGAACCTCCGCGGCTACTACAACCAGAGCGAGGCCG GGTCTCACACCATCCAGAGGATGCTTGGCTGCGACCTGGGGCCCGACGGGCGCCTCCTCCGCGGGTATCACCAGCACGCCTACGACGGCAAGGATTACATCGCCCTGAACGAGGACCTGCGCTCCTGGACCGCCGCGGACTTGGCGGCTCAGAACACCCAGCGCAAGTGGGAGGCGGCCCGTGCGGCGGAGCCGTGGAGAGCCTACCTGGAGGGCGAGTGCCTGGAGTGGCTCCGCAGATACCTGGAGAACGGGAAGGAGACGCTGCAGCGCGCGG ACCCCCCCAAGACACATGTGACCCACCACCCCGTCTCTGACCATGAG CCCCTCACCTTGAGATGGG AGCCGTCTTCCCAGTCCACCATCCCCACCGTGGGCATCGTTGCTGGCCTGGTTCTCCTTGGAACTGTGGTCACTGGAGCTGTGGTTGCTGCTGtgatgtggaggaggaagagctcAG ATAGAAAAGGAGGGAACTACTCTCAGGCTGCAA GCAGTGACAGTGCCCAGGGCTCTGATGTGTCTCTCACGGCTTGTAAAG TGTGA
- the MAMU-A gene encoding major histocompatibility complex, class I, A isoform X24 yields MRYFYTSMSRPGRGQPRFIAVGYVDDTQFVRFDSDAASQRMEPRAPWVEQEGPEYWDSQTRIMKADTQSYRESLRNLRGYYNQSEAGSHTIQRMLGCDLGPDGRLLRGYHQHAYDGKDYIALNEDLRSWTAADLAAQNTQRKWEAARAAEPWRAYLEGECLEWLRRYLENGKETLQRADPPKTHVTHHPVSDHEATLRCWALGFYPAGITLTWKRDGEDQTQDTELVETRPAGDGTFQKWAAVVVPSGEEQRYTCHVQHEGLPKPLTLRWEPSSQSTIPTVGIVAGLVLLGTVVTGAVVAAVMWRRKSSGKEGRDLTRSCFCSTPGSDSAQGSDVSLTACKV; encoded by the exons ATGAGGTATTTCTACACCTCCATGTCCCGGCCCGGCCGCGGGCAGCCCCGCTTCATCGCCGTGGGCTACGTGGACGACACGCAGTTCGTGCGGTTCGACAGCGACGCCGCGAGCCAAAGGATGGAGCCGCGGGCGCCGTGGGTGGAGCAGGAGGGTCCAGAGTATTGGGACTCGCAGACACGGATCATGAAGGCCGACACACAGAGCTACCGAGAGAGCCTGCGGAACCTCCGCGGCTACTACAACCAGAGCGAGGCCG GGTCTCACACCATCCAGAGGATGCTTGGCTGCGACCTGGGGCCCGACGGGCGCCTCCTCCGCGGGTATCACCAGCACGCCTACGACGGCAAGGATTACATCGCCCTGAACGAGGACCTGCGCTCCTGGACCGCCGCGGACTTGGCGGCTCAGAACACCCAGCGCAAGTGGGAGGCGGCCCGTGCGGCGGAGCCGTGGAGAGCCTACCTGGAGGGCGAGTGCCTGGAGTGGCTCCGCAGATACCTGGAGAACGGGAAGGAGACGCTGCAGCGCGCGG ACCCCCCCAAGACACATGTGACCCACCACCCCGTCTCTGACCATGAGGCCACCCTGAGGTGCTGGGCCCTGGGCTTCTACCCTGCGGGGATCACACTGACATGGAAGCGGGATGGGGAGGACCAAACTCAGGACACGGAGCTCGTGGAGACCAGGCCTGCAGGAGATGGAACCTTCCAGAAGTGGGCGGCTGTGGTGGTGCCTTCTGGAGAGGAGCAGAGATACACCTGTCATGTGCAGCATGAGGGTCTGCCCAAGCCCCTCACCTTGAGATGGG AGCCGTCTTCCCAGTCCACCATCCCCACCGTGGGCATCGTTGCTGGCCTGGTTCTCCTTGGAACTGTGGTCACTGGAGCTGTGGTTGCTGCTGtgatgtggaggaggaagagctcAGGTAAGGAAGGG AGGGATCTGACCAGGTCCTGTTTTTGTTCTACTCCAGGCAGTGACAGTGCCCAGGGCTCTGATGTGTCTCTCACGGCTTGTAAAG TGTGA
- the MAMU-A gene encoding major histocompatibility complex, class I, A isoform X21, with protein sequence MAVMAPRTLLLVLSGVLALTQTRAGSHSMRYFYTSMSRPGRGQPRFIAVGYVDDTQFVRFDSDAASQRMEPRAPWVEQEGPEYWDSQTRIMKADTQSYRESLRNLRGYYNQSEAGSHTIQRMLGCDLGPDGRLLRGYHQHAYDGKDYIALNEDLRSWTAADLAAQNTQRKWEAARAAEPWRAYLEDPPKTHVTHHPVSDHEATLRCWALGFYPAGITLTWKRDGEDQTQDTELVETRPAGDGTFQKWAAVVVPSGEEQRYTCHVQHEGLPKPLTLRWEPSSQSTIPTVGIVAGLVLLGTVVTGAVVAAVMWRRKSSDRKGGNYSQAASSDSAQGSDVSLTACKV encoded by the exons ATGGCGGTCATGGCGCCCCGAACCCTCCTCCTGGTGCTCTCAGGGGTCCTGGCCCTGACCCAGACCCGGGCGG GCTCCCACTCCATGAGGTATTTCTACACCTCCATGTCCCGGCCCGGCCGCGGGCAGCCCCGCTTCATCGCCGTGGGCTACGTGGACGACACGCAGTTCGTGCGGTTCGACAGCGACGCCGCGAGCCAAAGGATGGAGCCGCGGGCGCCGTGGGTGGAGCAGGAGGGTCCAGAGTATTGGGACTCGCAGACACGGATCATGAAGGCCGACACACAGAGCTACCGAGAGAGCCTGCGGAACCTCCGCGGCTACTACAACCAGAGCGAGGCCG GGTCTCACACCATCCAGAGGATGCTTGGCTGCGACCTGGGGCCCGACGGGCGCCTCCTCCGCGGGTATCACCAGCACGCCTACGACGGCAAGGATTACATCGCCCTGAACGAGGACCTGCGCTCCTGGACCGCCGCGGACTTGGCGGCTCAGAACACCCAGCGCAAGTGGGAGGCGGCCCGTGCGGCGGAGCCGTGGAGAGCCTACCTGGAGG ACCCCCCCAAGACACATGTGACCCACCACCCCGTCTCTGACCATGAGGCCACCCTGAGGTGCTGGGCCCTGGGCTTCTACCCTGCGGGGATCACACTGACATGGAAGCGGGATGGGGAGGACCAAACTCAGGACACGGAGCTCGTGGAGACCAGGCCTGCAGGAGATGGAACCTTCCAGAAGTGGGCGGCTGTGGTGGTGCCTTCTGGAGAGGAGCAGAGATACACCTGTCATGTGCAGCATGAGGGTCTGCCCAAGCCCCTCACCTTGAGATGGG AGCCGTCTTCCCAGTCCACCATCCCCACCGTGGGCATCGTTGCTGGCCTGGTTCTCCTTGGAACTGTGGTCACTGGAGCTGTGGTTGCTGCTGtgatgtggaggaggaagagctcAG ATAGAAAAGGAGGGAACTACTCTCAGGCTGCAA GCAGTGACAGTGCCCAGGGCTCTGATGTGTCTCTCACGGCTTGTAAAG TGTGA
- the MAMU-A gene encoding major histocompatibility complex, class I, A isoform X30, whose translation MAVMAPRTLLLVLSGVLALTQTRAGSHSMRYFYTSMSRPGRGQPRFIAVGYVDDTQFVRFDSDAASQRMEPRAPWVEQEGPEYWDSQTRIMKADTQSYRESLRNLRGYYNQSEAGSHTIQRMLGCDLGPDGRLLRGYHQHAYDGKDYIALNEDLRSWTAADLAAQNTQRKWEAARAAEPWRAYLEGECLEWLRRYLENGKETLQRAEPSSQSTIPTVGIVAGLVLLGTVVTGAVVAAVMWRRKSSDRKGGNYSQAASSDSAQGSDVSLTACKV comes from the exons ATGGCGGTCATGGCGCCCCGAACCCTCCTCCTGGTGCTCTCAGGGGTCCTGGCCCTGACCCAGACCCGGGCGG GCTCCCACTCCATGAGGTATTTCTACACCTCCATGTCCCGGCCCGGCCGCGGGCAGCCCCGCTTCATCGCCGTGGGCTACGTGGACGACACGCAGTTCGTGCGGTTCGACAGCGACGCCGCGAGCCAAAGGATGGAGCCGCGGGCGCCGTGGGTGGAGCAGGAGGGTCCAGAGTATTGGGACTCGCAGACACGGATCATGAAGGCCGACACACAGAGCTACCGAGAGAGCCTGCGGAACCTCCGCGGCTACTACAACCAGAGCGAGGCCG GGTCTCACACCATCCAGAGGATGCTTGGCTGCGACCTGGGGCCCGACGGGCGCCTCCTCCGCGGGTATCACCAGCACGCCTACGACGGCAAGGATTACATCGCCCTGAACGAGGACCTGCGCTCCTGGACCGCCGCGGACTTGGCGGCTCAGAACACCCAGCGCAAGTGGGAGGCGGCCCGTGCGGCGGAGCCGTGGAGAGCCTACCTGGAGGGCGAGTGCCTGGAGTGGCTCCGCAGATACCTGGAGAACGGGAAGGAGACGCTGCAGCGCGCGG AGCCGTCTTCCCAGTCCACCATCCCCACCGTGGGCATCGTTGCTGGCCTGGTTCTCCTTGGAACTGTGGTCACTGGAGCTGTGGTTGCTGCTGtgatgtggaggaggaagagctcAG ATAGAAAAGGAGGGAACTACTCTCAGGCTGCAA GCAGTGACAGTGCCCAGGGCTCTGATGTGTCTCTCACGGCTTGTAAAG TGTGA
- the MAMU-A gene encoding major histocompatibility complex, class I, A isoform X27: MRYFYTSMSRPGRGQPRFIAVGYVDDTQFVRFDSDAASQRMEPRAPWVEQEGPEYWDSQTRIMKADTQSYRESLRNLRGYYNQSEAGSHTIQRMLGCDLGPDGRLLRGYHQHAYDGKDYIALNEDLRSWTAADLAAQNTQRKWEAARAAEPWRAYLEGECLEWLRRYLENGKETLQRADPPKTHVTHHPVSDHEATLRCWALGFYPAGITLTWKRDGEDQTQDTELVETRPAGDGTFQKWAAVVVPSGEEQRYTCHVQHEGLPKPLTLRWEPSSQSTIPTVGIVAGLVLLGTVVTGAVVAAVMWRRKSSGKEGVRSSDSAQGSDVSLTACKV; this comes from the exons ATGAGGTATTTCTACACCTCCATGTCCCGGCCCGGCCGCGGGCAGCCCCGCTTCATCGCCGTGGGCTACGTGGACGACACGCAGTTCGTGCGGTTCGACAGCGACGCCGCGAGCCAAAGGATGGAGCCGCGGGCGCCGTGGGTGGAGCAGGAGGGTCCAGAGTATTGGGACTCGCAGACACGGATCATGAAGGCCGACACACAGAGCTACCGAGAGAGCCTGCGGAACCTCCGCGGCTACTACAACCAGAGCGAGGCCG GGTCTCACACCATCCAGAGGATGCTTGGCTGCGACCTGGGGCCCGACGGGCGCCTCCTCCGCGGGTATCACCAGCACGCCTACGACGGCAAGGATTACATCGCCCTGAACGAGGACCTGCGCTCCTGGACCGCCGCGGACTTGGCGGCTCAGAACACCCAGCGCAAGTGGGAGGCGGCCCGTGCGGCGGAGCCGTGGAGAGCCTACCTGGAGGGCGAGTGCCTGGAGTGGCTCCGCAGATACCTGGAGAACGGGAAGGAGACGCTGCAGCGCGCGG ACCCCCCCAAGACACATGTGACCCACCACCCCGTCTCTGACCATGAGGCCACCCTGAGGTGCTGGGCCCTGGGCTTCTACCCTGCGGGGATCACACTGACATGGAAGCGGGATGGGGAGGACCAAACTCAGGACACGGAGCTCGTGGAGACCAGGCCTGCAGGAGATGGAACCTTCCAGAAGTGGGCGGCTGTGGTGGTGCCTTCTGGAGAGGAGCAGAGATACACCTGTCATGTGCAGCATGAGGGTCTGCCCAAGCCCCTCACCTTGAGATGGG AGCCGTCTTCCCAGTCCACCATCCCCACCGTGGGCATCGTTGCTGGCCTGGTTCTCCTTGGAACTGTGGTCACTGGAGCTGTGGTTGCTGCTGtgatgtggaggaggaagagctcAGGTAAGGAAGGGGTGAGGA GCAGTGACAGTGCCCAGGGCTCTGATGTGTCTCTCACGGCTTGTAAAG TGTGA
- the MAMU-A gene encoding major histocompatibility complex, class I, A isoform X23, whose amino-acid sequence MRYFYTSMSRPGRGQPRFIAVGYVDDTQFVRFDSDAASQRMEPRAPWVEQEGPEYWDSQTRIMKADTQSYRESLRNLRGYYNQSEAGSHTIQRMLGCDLGPDGRLLRGYHQHAYDGKDYIALNEDLRSWTAADLAAQNTQRKWEAARAAEPWRAYLEGECLEWLRRYLENGKETLQRADPPKTHVTHHPVSDHEATLRCWALGFYPAGITLTWKRDGEDQTQDTELVETRPAGDGTFQKWAAVVVPSGEEQRYTCHVQHEGLPKPLTLRWGKEGDGEPSSQSTIPTVGIVAGLVLLGTVVTGAVVAAVMWRRKSSDRKGGNYSQAASSDSAQGSDVSLTACKV is encoded by the exons ATGAGGTATTTCTACACCTCCATGTCCCGGCCCGGCCGCGGGCAGCCCCGCTTCATCGCCGTGGGCTACGTGGACGACACGCAGTTCGTGCGGTTCGACAGCGACGCCGCGAGCCAAAGGATGGAGCCGCGGGCGCCGTGGGTGGAGCAGGAGGGTCCAGAGTATTGGGACTCGCAGACACGGATCATGAAGGCCGACACACAGAGCTACCGAGAGAGCCTGCGGAACCTCCGCGGCTACTACAACCAGAGCGAGGCCG GGTCTCACACCATCCAGAGGATGCTTGGCTGCGACCTGGGGCCCGACGGGCGCCTCCTCCGCGGGTATCACCAGCACGCCTACGACGGCAAGGATTACATCGCCCTGAACGAGGACCTGCGCTCCTGGACCGCCGCGGACTTGGCGGCTCAGAACACCCAGCGCAAGTGGGAGGCGGCCCGTGCGGCGGAGCCGTGGAGAGCCTACCTGGAGGGCGAGTGCCTGGAGTGGCTCCGCAGATACCTGGAGAACGGGAAGGAGACGCTGCAGCGCGCGG ACCCCCCCAAGACACATGTGACCCACCACCCCGTCTCTGACCATGAGGCCACCCTGAGGTGCTGGGCCCTGGGCTTCTACCCTGCGGGGATCACACTGACATGGAAGCGGGATGGGGAGGACCAAACTCAGGACACGGAGCTCGTGGAGACCAGGCCTGCAGGAGATGGAACCTTCCAGAAGTGGGCGGCTGTGGTGGTGCCTTCTGGAGAGGAGCAGAGATACACCTGTCATGTGCAGCATGAGGGTCTGCCCAAGCCCCTCACCTTGAGATGGGGTAAAGAGGGAGATGGGG AGCCGTCTTCCCAGTCCACCATCCCCACCGTGGGCATCGTTGCTGGCCTGGTTCTCCTTGGAACTGTGGTCACTGGAGCTGTGGTTGCTGCTGtgatgtggaggaggaagagctcAG ATAGAAAAGGAGGGAACTACTCTCAGGCTGCAA GCAGTGACAGTGCCCAGGGCTCTGATGTGTCTCTCACGGCTTGTAAAG TGTGA
- the MAMU-A gene encoding major histocompatibility complex, class I, A isoform X18 has protein sequence MAVMAPRTLLLVLSGVLALTQTRAGSHSMRYFYTSMSRPGRGQPRFIAVGYVDDTQFVRFDSDAASQRMEPRAPWVEQEGPEYWDSQTRIMKADTQSYRESLRNLRGYYNQSEAGSHTIQRMLGCDLGPDGRLLRGYHQHAYDGKDYIALNEDLRSWTAADLAAQNTQRKWEAARAAEPWRAYLEGECLEWLRRYLENGKETLQRADPPKTHVTHHPVSDHEATLRCWALGFYPAGITLTWKRDGEDQTQDTELVETRPAGDGTFQKWAAVVVPSGEEQRYTCHVQHEGLPKPLTLRWEPSSQSTIPTVGIVAGLVLLGTVVTGAVVAAVMWRRKSSGKEGVLFLFYSRQ, from the exons ATGGCGGTCATGGCGCCCCGAACCCTCCTCCTGGTGCTCTCAGGGGTCCTGGCCCTGACCCAGACCCGGGCGG GCTCCCACTCCATGAGGTATTTCTACACCTCCATGTCCCGGCCCGGCCGCGGGCAGCCCCGCTTCATCGCCGTGGGCTACGTGGACGACACGCAGTTCGTGCGGTTCGACAGCGACGCCGCGAGCCAAAGGATGGAGCCGCGGGCGCCGTGGGTGGAGCAGGAGGGTCCAGAGTATTGGGACTCGCAGACACGGATCATGAAGGCCGACACACAGAGCTACCGAGAGAGCCTGCGGAACCTCCGCGGCTACTACAACCAGAGCGAGGCCG GGTCTCACACCATCCAGAGGATGCTTGGCTGCGACCTGGGGCCCGACGGGCGCCTCCTCCGCGGGTATCACCAGCACGCCTACGACGGCAAGGATTACATCGCCCTGAACGAGGACCTGCGCTCCTGGACCGCCGCGGACTTGGCGGCTCAGAACACCCAGCGCAAGTGGGAGGCGGCCCGTGCGGCGGAGCCGTGGAGAGCCTACCTGGAGGGCGAGTGCCTGGAGTGGCTCCGCAGATACCTGGAGAACGGGAAGGAGACGCTGCAGCGCGCGG ACCCCCCCAAGACACATGTGACCCACCACCCCGTCTCTGACCATGAGGCCACCCTGAGGTGCTGGGCCCTGGGCTTCTACCCTGCGGGGATCACACTGACATGGAAGCGGGATGGGGAGGACCAAACTCAGGACACGGAGCTCGTGGAGACCAGGCCTGCAGGAGATGGAACCTTCCAGAAGTGGGCGGCTGTGGTGGTGCCTTCTGGAGAGGAGCAGAGATACACCTGTCATGTGCAGCATGAGGGTCTGCCCAAGCCCCTCACCTTGAGATGGG AGCCGTCTTCCCAGTCCACCATCCCCACCGTGGGCATCGTTGCTGGCCTGGTTCTCCTTGGAACTGTGGTCACTGGAGCTGTGGTTGCTGCTGtgatgtggaggaggaagagctcAGGTAAGGAAGGG GTCCTGTTTTTGTTCTACTCCAGGCAGTGA